The genome window CATAATGGCGCAGGTACAGCTTGCCATCTTTGGCAATACAACTGACTCGCCAGCCAGTATTTTTAATGTAAAAGTGATCGATTTCATTCTTTCTGACTCCTCCTTCACATCTTTGCCCTCCTTCATACCGCGAAAAGTGAAGTCTAGAATCAAATCGAGTGGTATCTCCGTTAAATTTTAGCATTGAACCAGATACTTCAGAAAGTACCTCGTGTAACTCAAATTTTCTTTGAGAGTCTACATTGGTTTTTTTATAGTCTTTTTCAAACCAATCTTCGTAAACAAGGCAAGGAAACTCTAATAAATCTCGGGCGAGAAGTTCTCGTTTACAGTTATTCCAAGTCAGTCTACCCCAGTTGCTCAGTGTTGCTTCCTCACCTACCACAAATATCAAAGTTTCCGGCACACTCTGAAGTTCTGATAACTTAACCCAAACGCCTACTCCTGAAGCCATTAGAGCAAATTGAACTGGCTTAATTACTGATTTATCAACTTGGATGGGCAAGCGAGGAATTCTAATAAAGTCTTGACTACCTTCAAAAATGTAAATAATTTCATCCGCATAGAACATCCCTATCGTGTTAGCGAATCCTTGAATCGCTTTGAAACCACCCACTAAGTTAAAACAAACTTGAGAACCGCTATCTTTATAACCAGGAACAGTCTCATCAATCCAGTTCAGAAACTCATCAATACCATTGGTGAAAGATTCTGTACTTCTTGCTGAAAAACCCTGGGGTGTATATACATCAGCAGTTAAACCCTGTTTACGCAGAAACTCTTCTAGCATTTTTGCTGTAACTTGGTCTTGTGCTGTGTCAGTAGCAATTAACCAGTGCATATCTTTACTACCTTGATTTAATTGTTTTTTGTATAAAGCATAGATGCCATTCAATTCAGCACTTGCTTCTCGAATATCTTCAACTTCACCCTTAAGCTTCTCTGCTGCTCTATCCTGCAAAGTTTTAATAATATCTGATACATCTTCATGATGGTTGGCGATTTCTTCCTGAGATAAATTCGCTGTATCTCGCAAACGAACAGCCCAGTTATCTTCAAATTCTCGATCGATTTGATTGGTGAGCAAGCTTGTACCAACGGTAGAAATTACGAGTTTATTCATAGCATCAACTTCCTTTTATCAACTAAAATTAACCTTTGAGTTTGTAGGTCAAATGTCGCGCACCGTAGCCGAGATAACGACGGGTTAGTTCGATCCAGATAATGTTGAGATCGTCGGTATTAACTTCATCCGCTATTTTCTTAGCACGTTCCTTAATTCTGGTGTCAATATCTTTAATTATTTGGGCAGCTAGAGAATCATTTCCTCTGCCCCATTTTTTGT of Oscillatoria nigro-viridis PCC 7112 contains these proteins:
- a CDS encoding putative CRISPR-associated protein, whose protein sequence is MNKLVISTVGTSLLTNQIDREFEDNWAVRLRDTANLSQEEIANHHEDVSDIIKTLQDRAAEKLKGEVEDIREASAELNGIYALYKKQLNQGSKDMHWLIATDTAQDQVTAKMLEEFLRKQGLTADVYTPQGFSARSTESFTNGIDEFLNWIDETVPGYKDSGSQVCFNLVGGFKAIQGFANTIGMFYADEIIYIFEGSQDFIRIPRLPIQVDKSVIKPVQFALMASGVGVWVKLSELQSVPETLIFVVGEEATLSNWGRLTWNNCKRELLARDLLEFPCLVYEDWFEKDYKKTNVDSQRKFELHEVLSEVSGSMLKFNGDTTRFDSRLHFSRYEGGQRCEGGVRKNEIDHFYIKNTGWRVSCIAKDGKLYLRHYGKHDDVNDNP